GTTTCCTTCCAGAGTTCAAAAGACTTGCGAGGACATAAGCGCAGATTACCTAACTCATCGACTGCGATGGCATTTCGGGGATTGCCTGCCCACTTCACAGTCTGGATTTGCTCTGGTCGAAACCACAATAGGTGATAGGACTTCTGATGCAGCACAATGGAAACTACTAAAATGCCACTTGCGACCTGCGTCACTGCTCTAGCCGGGGGATAGGGTCGGACAAGGCAATTGGTCAAATAGATCTCAGGCTGATTGAGTTGGGGCAACCAGGTCAAGAGATTTCTCACATCCTCAAAGGGTGGGGTTTGACCAAACAGTGAGATTTGCTGATCTAAGGCGATCGCTACCCCTTCTGCATGAACCAGATTCAGCAATTCAGTCGCATTGCGCGTGAGTACCTGCTGGATGAAGTTCGGTTCTCGCAAAAAAGCCTGCTGAAGCTTGTTTTGAATTGCCTTTACCTGAGTTCGATAAGCGTCGAGTTCTCGCTCTTGTTGGTGAACAAGTTCAATTGAAGCGAACTGTCCTAAGAATTCACAGGTTTTGCGCGTCTCATAATCGACTAGCTTAGGGCTGTAGTGATGACAGGCAATCAGTCCCCAAAGATGTTGGTCGTCGATTAATGAAATGGTGAGTGATCCGGCAACTCCCATATTCTGCAAGTATTCAATGTGATAGGGGGAAACGCCTCGTAATACACAGCCGCTCAGGTCTGGCGTTGGTTCGTTGGGGGAACCGTTGGTCGAAATGAGCCGAGATGGAGTGTAGTTGACGTCTGGAATTTGGCGTACCCAGTTGCGGAGAAACAGTTTACGGGCAGGGGCAGGAATATCGATCGCAGGGAAGTGCAGCCCCAGGTAACTCCCTAGATGGCTTTCTGTTTCCTCAGCAATGACGACTCCGTGATCGTCGGCTTCAAAACGGTAGATCATGACGCGATCAAACCCTGTCAGATCTTTTACTTGTCTGGCAAGCGTTTGAGCTAAATCAGTCAGACTGGTTGTACTCCGGAGGTTGAGAATTGTTGTTTGTAGATGGCTATAAAACTGGATGGAATGAATTTTTTCGGTGGAATGTTGGGGTTCCAGTTCCAAAATTAAGGTATTTGAAGTTCGGTGTAGGGTGCTTCTGAAAATTTTTATCTTCGTCCTGCTGCCTCTTAAATTCCCCAATTCTAGAGAGCCTTGGGAGCTGCTGTTTACCCGTGCCTTTAACTCAAATGGATTGCACAGCTCCAGGTTGTCTTGTTGCAGAAATTCAGCAATTCGTTTGACTTGAGCGCGAGAAAATAGTTGCTGTAAAGGTTGTCCGATTAACGTTGCTGCAGGAATGCCAAAAAAATGCTCAACGTTCTCACTGATCTGCAAAATTTTAAGGTGTGGCTCTTGGAGCGTCAAAAGCACCCCATGTGGCTGAATATAGCCGGGTGCATACAGCGATTCTTCGCTACAGTCTTCCAATTTTGTCAGGGCTGAAGGAGTAAATTCAGATTGTTCAGAAGCAAGTAAGGAGTTCATCTTAAAACCAACAAATTTGAGAATTCAACCGGGAACAAAGATAGTCGAGAGAAAGATAGCCGAGAGATTGAGTCAGAAATTTAGGGTGGAGTACTCCAATGAATGAGTTGAATAATTTGCTCAAACTGAAACTTATCAGTGAGTTCTGTTAACTGAATATCCAATAAAATCCATTTCGATAGGAGTTGTGATGCCAGCTCTACGATCGCTCGGTCATTTCCACATACTGCTGCATCTTCCAAAGTTTCCACCCAGTTTGTGGGCAAATTAGCAAGCACAACTCGATCAAAAGGCGATGAGTGAATTGACATAATTCTGCTAGGAGCTGTAGCCTTCAGCCTCAGATATGAGTTGTTCTGTATCCCAGTTCAACAGCGTAGCGATTTGCTGCGGAAGCGTGGTTGGATCGACAGAATAATCAATGACTCCTGCCAATTGAAACCGTTGCAATGGTTTGATATTCAGCCATTTTGTTCCAGTTGCTATTAACACTACAGGAATGGCTCCAGTTGCAGGTTGGGCTTGTAGTCGCTTCAAGAAGGTATAAAAATCTAAGCCAAACGTGGAGAGATCGAAGACGATCGCATCGGGCTGATCCTGAATTGCCAGCCGTAGCCCTTCTGATGGAGAACCTGTACTCAATATCTGCCATCCACCAAGATGAGTGAGGCAGGCTTCTACCACTTCTCGAACATTCGATTCACTATTAATCAACAAAATTGTTTTGGTGGTTATTGTTGCCACCTGTAAACCCTTCATAGTCATTGTCTTTTGCTGTATACGAGTAAGCTAAACAGCAAAAATGGAGATTTGGTAAAGATTACAGTTTTGTTACAAGCGGTGCAAGCTATTCATCCCAGTGCAAGATCTCTGCAACTTCTGCAACTAAAGTGGCGGGTTCAATCGGTTTGGAAATAACCCCAGCAACGCCTATCTCAGCGAATTTAGCGCGATCGCTCGGCAATACTTTTGCCGTTAGCAGAATCACTGGAATCGCTTGAGTGATTGGACTGCTCTGAAGCTGTTCATAAACAGCAACCCCATTCATTCCCGGCATTGACACATCCAGCAAAATTGCACTGACCTGTTCAGTCTGTAAAATCTGCAAGCATTCTTCTCCAGAGACGGCGATTACGGTATCCCAGCCTGCCAGGTCTTCTAAGCAAGCCTGTACCAGTTCCCGGAGATGTTCCTCATCATCAACGATTAAAATCTTTCTGTCGTTCATACATTACTTTTTAGGGGAAGGGTGAAGCAAAAGGTGCTGCCTTCGCCCAAGATGCTTTCAACCCAAATCTTGCCACCATGTTGCTCAATAATACTGCGACAAATCGACAGTCCTAAACCTGTTCCTCCCTTCTCACGCGAATCAGAGGCATCTACCTGCTGAAATCGCCCAAAGATCGTTTCTAGCATATCGTCTGGAATACCTCGTCCCTGGTCTATGACCTGAAACAAGACGTTATTAGTATCAGTTTGGCATTCAGCTTGAAGATGGATAACTGAATGGGCAGGTGAGAATTTGATAGCATTGCTCAACAAGTTCGTTAGGGTTTGGATAATTGTATCGGCTGCTGCCCAAACGATCGCATCTGTTGAAGTAATGATCAGCGTAATGTTTTGCTGGGTGGCGATCGCCTGTACACCATCGACGGCTTGCTGCATCAAATCAGCAGCGTTGCAGACAGTCTTTTCTAGAACCGTTCGCCCAGATTCTAATCGCTCCAGATCCAGAATATCGTTGACGAGATTGACCAACCGATTAGTATCAAGCAGGGCAATCTCAAGCATACGCTGAGTCTTTTCTGGCTTCTTCGCATAAATGCCTGCATTTAACAACCCCAGCGACATTTGAATGGAGGTTAACGGAGTCCGAAGCTCGTGGCTAACAATGCCAATAAATTCATTCTTGATTCCTTCTACTTTCTGTCGTTCAGTAATGT
The Trichocoleus sp. genome window above contains:
- a CDS encoding response regulator, which codes for MNDRKILIVDDEEHLRELVQACLEDLAGWDTVIAVSGEECLQILQTEQVSAILLDVSMPGMNGVAVYEQLQSSPITQAIPVILLTAKVLPSDRAKFAEIGVAGVISKPIEPATLVAEVAEILHWDE
- a CDS encoding response regulator, encoding MTMKGLQVATITTKTILLINSESNVREVVEACLTHLGGWQILSTGSPSEGLRLAIQDQPDAIVFDLSTFGLDFYTFLKRLQAQPATGAIPVVLIATGTKWLNIKPLQRFQLAGVIDYSVDPTTLPQQIATLLNWDTEQLISEAEGYSS